In Bacillus sp. S3, the sequence AAGCAAGGTATTCACTTCCTCGATACCCGATTCAACAGAATAACCGTCATAGAAGATCGTGAAAATATCGCTGATCGCCACCCCTTGATAAAGAATAGCAGTCACCGCCCCTGCCAAAGCACCGATGAAAATAGAGGTAATCGCCGGCTGCTTTGATATAAGCAAGGCGAATAGGATGGCAACCGGAATAAACGGGATGATTCCTAGATGGAAGTTCTCTGATAAATAACCTGTCAGCGCAGCAACATCTCCTGAATTAGCAGAATGCTGCCCATATTTCAATCCCATAATTGTGAAAATGATTGCCGTTATTATATAGGCAGGAGTAGTCGACCAGAGCATATGCTTTATATGGGTCATTAAATCTGCACCGACTACGACTGACGATAAATTCGTACTATCTGACAATGGCGATAATTTGTCTCCAAAATAGGCACCACTAATAATAGCACCAGCGGTTACTCCAACAGGAATACCTAAACTTTGCCCAACACCCATCATCGCAATCCCGGCTGTACCTAATGTAGCCCATGAGGATCCGGTGGCCAGGGAAACAATTGAGCAAAATAGAAGTGTTGTCACCAAAAAGAATTTTGGGGAAATAGATTGAATGCCGTAATAGATCAAGGCTGGAACAGTTCCAGATGCAATCCATGATCCGATTAAAATTCCTACGGCTAACAGAATTATCGAGGGCTGCAGTGCTTTTTGCATGGAGGTAAAAATCTCCATCTCCAATCTTTGATAGGAATATCCAAGTTTCATCACAAAGGGAATTATCGTTAATAAAGTAATAAACAACATAATCTGTATTGAGGCCTGAAAGACCAGCATTCCTATTGCTATAATTGAAATAACCATTATTAGTAAAAATAATGAATAAGCTAAAGATGGTTTCTTTATTTCTGTACTCATCCAAACACTCCTTGTCTTTTTAAATAAACCTCTCATAACAACTCTTAATCAAAAGGCAGGAAATTTATAAAAAGGATTTTATGTTATGTTCGGGAGATCTCCATTGATGTTTAAAATGTATTTACATAAAAGATGTGGGGTCCGGACCCATACATTTCATTTTTCATAATTAAAGCATAACAAAATTCTGAATAATAACGAAATTTGGTATCCCGCGATATGCAGACCTCTCACCCTATCTAAAGGGGTTAGACGAAGGTACCCTGTAAATGCTTATTTTTCTTACCCAATGCTCCAGTTTCCTCCAGATAGCTATTTTGTTAGTTAACTTTTGCCATACTTCCCAGAACGTCCTGTTTTTGAAAAACCTTTTTGACAAAAGGTGTAAAATGAAAGAATTCGTGACAATCTATTGAGGACGTAGTTCGTAAAGGATGTGTCCTTCTTGCATTTTTTCCATGGCCAGGAATCTTTATCAATGTTTGAGTGGGTATTAAGAGCAGGTGTCATTTTTATCTTTGTCGTCTTTGCTGTAAAAGTTATGGGTTCTCGTGCCATTTCACAGTTACGATTACTTGATTTTGTGATTGCCTTAATGCTGGGAAACATTATTGCCCACCCCTTATCAGACCAGAGAATTGGATTAAAGGGCTCCGTCATATCAACCATTGTCATCGTTATGCTCTATTTGCTGGGTATTTTTTTGAGTTTAAAATGGCCGGGACTAAGAAGAATCATTAATGCTAAGCCCTACCCACTTATTAAGGATGGAGAAATCCTGTATAAAGGATTAAGACGGGCACGAATTTCAATCGATGATCTATTAGCGGAATTGCGGAAAGAAAAAATTGAGGATGCTAAAAAAGTAAGCTTAGCCATATGGGAATCCAGCGGTGAGATTTCCTTGTTCTTAGACCCCAAATATGAAGCTGTTACCCCTTCATTCTACCAGCTTCAAGCAGAACCTTTTGATCTTCCCCAGACAATCATACGAGAAGGAAGAATTGACTTTACCGTTTTGAAGATAATCGGTAAAGAGGAAGAGTGGTTAACAAACAAGCTAACGTCTACTTATCATACGGAAGTACATAATATCCTTCTTGCCACTATTGATAGCAAACATAATCTGAAGGTCTTTTTATATGTGTAACTTAGTTGAAGGCACAAGATCCATAAAAAGAGGTCCGATCCGCTGCTAAAGGCAGTGGATCGGACCTCTTTTTATCACAATGAAAATAAGTTATGCTTGCCTGCTTTCCAGCCTGCGTGCAATTAATGACAAACAGTAGTTTACAATAAAGTACATAAAGGCCACTACAATAAAGATTGGAATAATGTAATTAATGTTTTGCGCATAAATGATTTGGGCGTTGTGCATGAATTCCGGTAGAGCAATAACCACGCACAGTGACGTATCCTTTAATAAAGAGATAAATTGGCTGACAATCGGCGGAACCATTCGCCTTAGGGCTTGTGGCATGACAATAGACATTAACGTTTGGATATACGTTAACCCTGATGAACGAGCTGCTTCGATTTGTCCTTTATCGATTGAATTCAAACCGCTTCTCACAATCTCAGCTAACATGGCTGATTCAAACACAGTCAATGCTAAGATTGCCGCAACCGTTGGGGTTAACTTTATTCCCACTTCCGGCAGCCCAAAAAAAGTAAAGAAAATAATCAGCAACAGCGGCATATTCCGAATCGTTTCAACGATCACTGCGACGACCTTCGATAGGAACGGAATTTTTGCATATCGTAATGTCCCAAGCACAATTCCAATAATAAAGCTAAGGACAATTGAAACAAAGGCAATGTAAAGCGTCACCTTAAAACCAGCGGCGAGGAATTTTATATGATCGACTGAGAGAGCTCCTGCAATATCCATCATTCCCCTCCTTAATGACTTCTAGCCAAGCGTTTTTCCAGATAACCAACGCCCAGACTTAATGGTATTGTTAGCACAAGGTAAAACATCGCAACAAAAATATAGACATCAAATGTAACGAATGTATGGGAGGATACCAAATCACCGAAGTACATTAAATCTAAACCGGCGATCATTCCCAAAATGGCGGAGTTTTTTACAAGATTTATAAACTGATTGCCAATGGGAGGAATGACGATTTTGATCGCTTGTGGCAAAATAATCGTCCACATCGCCTGCAAATAAGTGAGTCCTGATGATCTTGCTGCCTCCATTTGCCCTTTCGGTACGGCCTGTATTCCAGCGCGGATTGCTTCGGCAATGAATGATGCCGTATAAATAGCTAGAGCAATCGTACCTGCGACAAATCCGGTTAACGTTACTCCAATTGCCGGAAGACCAATATAAAAGAAGAATGCTATGATTAAAAGAGGAATATTCCTGATAAATTCAACATAAGCGCTGCCAATCCAATTTAACGGTTTAATGGGTGCGATTCTCATAACAGCTACAATCACCCCAATAATAAAGCTCCCGATCAGGGCAAGTATACTTGCCAGCACTGTATTCTTAAATCCTTCTAAATATGTATCCAAGTTATCAATCAGTATCGTAAAATCGAGCATATAGATCTCCCCCCCTCTTCATAAAAGTGGTCAGGATGAGCAAAAGTATGCCCATCCTGATTTCAACGGATGTTAGTTGGTTTTGATCCATTTTTTGTGAATTTCATCATACTTTCCGCTATCTTTCATCTTCTGAAGAGCGCTATTAATCGCGTCAACTAGTTCTTTATTTCCTTTTTTAACGGCAATTCCATATGGCTCTTCCGTAAACGTACCACCGACCAACTCATAGCTTGAATCTTGGTCAGCCATACCGTAAAGAATCGAGTCATCTGTTGTTAAGGCATCGCCCTGACCGGATTTCAATGCTGTGAAGGCTTCCGTATAGTTTTCAAATTCTAATACAGTAGTATCTGGTGCTTTTTCGCGAATATTGATGGCGGATGTTGAGCCTTTAACCGCAAGAACCTTCGTACCTTTTTTCAAATCTTCAAGTCCTTTGATTGGGCTTCCCTTTTTAACAAGCAGGGATTGTCCGGCATCAAAGTAGACATCTGAGAAATCAACCTCTTTTTTACGTTCCTCTGAAATCGTCATGGTTGCGACGATTGCATCAA encodes:
- the nhaC gene encoding Na+/H+ antiporter NhaC; translation: MSTEIKKPSLAYSLFLLIMVISIIAIGMLVFQASIQIMLFITLLTIIPFVMKLGYSYQRLEMEIFTSMQKALQPSIILLAVGILIGSWIASGTVPALIYYGIQSISPKFFLVTTLLFCSIVSLATGSSWATLGTAGIAMMGVGQSLGIPVGVTAGAIISGAYFGDKLSPLSDSTNLSSVVVGADLMTHIKHMLWSTTPAYIITAIIFTIMGLKYGQHSANSGDVAALTGYLSENFHLGIIPFIPVAILFALLISKQPAITSIFIGALAGAVTAILYQGVAISDIFTIFYDGYSVESGIEEVNTLLQRGGLTSMLSLVALFLFALGVGGLLQKSGVLEVMIKALTSRIKSQGMLVFFTIITAYFTLAMGGAFSFLAVMTGTLMKPLYDKFNLSPENLSRIIEDTATQSCSLVPWTASGLFTAAALGVSPFIYVPFCFLAMLTPIFSLIFGITGFTMKEKRSGGGTSHPADILVS
- a CDS encoding DUF421 domain-containing protein → MFEWVLRAGVIFIFVVFAVKVMGSRAISQLRLLDFVIALMLGNIIAHPLSDQRIGLKGSVISTIVIVMLYLLGIFLSLKWPGLRRIINAKPYPLIKDGEILYKGLRRARISIDDLLAELRKEKIEDAKKVSLAIWESSGEISLFLDPKYEAVTPSFYQLQAEPFDLPQTIIREGRIDFTVLKIIGKEEEWLTNKLTSTYHTEVHNILLATIDSKHNLKVFLYV
- a CDS encoding amino acid ABC transporter permease, coding for MDIAGALSVDHIKFLAAGFKVTLYIAFVSIVLSFIIGIVLGTLRYAKIPFLSKVVAVIVETIRNMPLLLIIFFTFFGLPEVGIKLTPTVAAILALTVFESAMLAEIVRSGLNSIDKGQIEAARSSGLTYIQTLMSIVMPQALRRMVPPIVSQFISLLKDTSLCVVIALPEFMHNAQIIYAQNINYIIPIFIVVAFMYFIVNYCLSLIARRLESRQA
- a CDS encoding amino acid ABC transporter permease is translated as MLDFTILIDNLDTYLEGFKNTVLASILALIGSFIIGVIVAVMRIAPIKPLNWIGSAYVEFIRNIPLLIIAFFFYIGLPAIGVTLTGFVAGTIALAIYTASFIAEAIRAGIQAVPKGQMEAARSSGLTYLQAMWTIILPQAIKIVIPPIGNQFINLVKNSAILGMIAGLDLMYFGDLVSSHTFVTFDVYIFVAMFYLVLTIPLSLGVGYLEKRLARSH
- a CDS encoding transporter substrate-binding domain-containing protein produces the protein MFKSKTSKIAGVLLLSASMLLSACGKSGEKETAGSAAKNALEQIKEKDKIVIGVKYDTRLFGLKNPSTGEVEGFDIDISKELAKDILGDEKKVEFKEVTSKTRIPMLNNGDIDAIVATMTISEERKKEVDFSDVYFDAGQSLLVKKGSPIKGLEDLKKGTKVLAVKGSTSAINIREKAPDTTVLEFENYTEAFTALKSGQGDALTTDDSILYGMADQDSSYELVGGTFTEEPYGIAVKKGNKELVDAINSALQKMKDSGKYDEIHKKWIKTN